The following are encoded together in the Fundidesulfovibrio putealis DSM 16056 genome:
- a CDS encoding DUF1515 domain-containing protein, translating to MSHDADLAQKSLIKETRGQYENEKIFRHLEKLVDRMDAMQQSVAELQKDITDIKAQLGIG from the coding sequence ATGTCACACGATGCAGACCTGGCGCAGAAGAGCCTCATCAAGGAAACGCGCGGACAATACGAGAACGAGAAGATTTTCCGGCATCTGGAGAAGCTGGTGGACCGCATGGACGCCATGCAGCAGTCGGTGGCGGAACTTCAGAAGGACATCACGGACATCAAGGCCCAACTGGGCATAGGCTGA
- a CDS encoding FAD-binding and (Fe-S)-binding domain-containing protein gives MPEKQPHISIPLKRLVPRVLGIGDRELGSWPEDIQELAISLASELFLVRYNPYIDAEDVRESVEKRLTGATTMLTPEYFRLLSKAVKDFWAAYDDDTRFREELKAKVSLFLDEKAILDGPHNMVECSTDATDLRMELPLMVLAPDRTEHVQRIMQLAGEMGFSVIPRGGGSGCTGGAVPARLRTVVLSLTRLKQILSVNPEDSTICVQAGVITLQAIRAAAEKGLVLTVDPASKASSSIGGNISENAGGPYAFEYGTTLDNLLSYKMVTPDARVIEIRRVDHPRHKILDHETAVFEIVDQDGTVRDTVALPGSEIRGAGLGKDVSNKFLGGLPGMQKEGVDGVITEACFICYEKLAHSKVLVLEFFGRSMHNAMLTIQGVVALRDQIRREGDLVKISALEEFNAKYVKAIEYQKKSSKYEGDPISVLTLQLDGNDLEALDKSVRDIVAIAEKHEDVDAFVARDEKEAELFWEDRHKLSAIAKRTSGFKINEDVVIPLEVIPEFSDFLETLNLLYLAKAYRKALQEVTRLPGFPDSDAFVSMEMQFASEILRGLRTAEELNDQELEVQAYYFFTDVKTRYPKLYGEIEAIHQDMLARRIIVANHMHAGDGNCHVNLPVNSNDPEMLAQAHEAADKVFEKVMELGGAVSGEHGIGITKIAFLPEDKITALRAYKQQVDPKNILNPGKLVSRELDSQPYTFSFNRLIRDIQKTALPDKDKLTTLLTNIQVCTRCGKCKQVCPMYYPERGLIYHPRNKNISLGALIEAIYYSQVHHGRPSAQLLESLRKMTERCTTCGKCTAACPVKIKTAGAILDMRAFLQEKGAGGHGLKSKVLHFVAEKPEERAPSMAKMAAWGQAVTNHLVGLIPGPLRMRFANPMMHGSGPLTGFKNLADALHLEKGGIFVPERPTGEAVFYFPGCGAALFWRTIGYAALHLMLRSGVSVIIPERHMCCGYPLLSSGYQDAYRKNRARNIETIGEIFVKAANEGVKPQAVLTACGTCRETLSGYETEVIAGSKIPHFDVVQYLVSRLPERSPDGMTASPRLIYHAACHAEWEGVSLAKAPEMYRQAIADLTGSKVDMSPGCCGESGLGAMTSPDLYNRIRLRKQEQLVKDLGNAPSESQPILVGCPSCKIGIKRCLLRSSRKQSVYHTLEYLAAIWEGPKWRRNFRRALAQAKVEGRKRIVSFAEPALAK, from the coding sequence ATGCCAGAAAAGCAGCCACATATATCGATCCCGCTCAAACGCTTGGTCCCCAGGGTTCTGGGCATCGGCGACCGTGAGCTTGGTTCATGGCCCGAGGACATCCAGGAGCTCGCCATTTCGCTTGCCAGCGAGCTCTTCCTGGTGCGTTACAACCCCTACATCGATGCCGAGGACGTGCGCGAATCCGTGGAGAAGCGCCTCACCGGCGCCACCACCATGCTCACCCCGGAGTACTTCCGCCTGCTTTCCAAGGCCGTGAAGGACTTCTGGGCCGCCTACGACGACGACACCCGCTTCCGCGAGGAACTCAAAGCCAAGGTTTCGCTCTTCCTGGACGAGAAGGCCATCCTGGACGGCCCCCACAACATGGTGGAATGCTCCACCGACGCCACCGACCTGCGCATGGAGCTGCCCCTCATGGTGCTGGCTCCGGACCGCACCGAGCACGTGCAGCGCATCATGCAGCTGGCGGGCGAGATGGGCTTCTCGGTCATCCCGCGCGGCGGCGGCTCCGGCTGCACCGGCGGCGCGGTCCCGGCGAGGCTTCGCACCGTGGTGCTTTCGCTCACGCGCCTCAAGCAGATCCTGAGCGTCAACCCCGAGGACAGCACCATCTGCGTGCAGGCGGGCGTCATCACCCTCCAGGCCATCCGCGCGGCAGCCGAAAAGGGCCTTGTGCTCACCGTGGACCCGGCCTCCAAGGCATCTTCGTCCATCGGAGGCAACATCTCCGAGAACGCGGGCGGCCCTTACGCCTTCGAGTACGGCACCACGCTCGACAACCTGCTGTCCTACAAGATGGTCACGCCAGACGCGCGCGTCATCGAGATACGGCGCGTGGACCATCCCCGCCACAAGATCCTGGACCATGAGACCGCCGTTTTCGAGATCGTGGACCAGGACGGCACGGTGCGCGACACCGTGGCGCTCCCCGGCAGCGAGATTCGCGGCGCGGGCCTGGGCAAGGACGTCTCCAACAAGTTCCTGGGCGGTCTGCCGGGCATGCAGAAGGAAGGCGTGGACGGCGTGATCACCGAGGCCTGCTTCATCTGCTACGAGAAGCTGGCCCACTCCAAGGTGCTGGTGCTGGAGTTCTTCGGGCGCTCCATGCACAACGCCATGCTCACCATCCAGGGCGTGGTGGCCCTTCGCGACCAGATCCGCCGCGAAGGCGACCTGGTGAAGATCTCCGCCCTGGAGGAGTTCAACGCCAAGTACGTCAAGGCCATCGAATACCAGAAGAAATCCTCGAAGTACGAGGGTGACCCCATAAGCGTCCTGACCTTGCAGCTGGACGGCAACGACCTGGAAGCCCTGGACAAGTCCGTGCGCGACATCGTGGCCATTGCCGAAAAGCACGAGGACGTGGACGCCTTCGTGGCCCGCGACGAGAAAGAGGCGGAGCTCTTCTGGGAGGACCGCCACAAGCTCTCGGCCATCGCCAAGCGCACCTCCGGCTTCAAGATCAACGAGGACGTGGTCATCCCCCTGGAGGTCATCCCGGAGTTCTCGGACTTTTTGGAAACGCTGAACCTGCTGTATCTTGCCAAGGCCTACCGCAAGGCCCTGCAGGAGGTCACGCGCCTGCCCGGCTTCCCGGACTCGGACGCGTTCGTGTCCATGGAGATGCAGTTCGCCTCGGAGATCCTGCGCGGCCTGCGCACCGCCGAGGAGCTGAACGACCAGGAGCTTGAGGTCCAGGCCTACTACTTCTTCACGGACGTGAAGACCCGCTACCCCAAGCTCTACGGCGAGATCGAGGCCATCCACCAGGACATGCTGGCCCGGCGCATCATCGTGGCCAACCACATGCACGCGGGCGACGGCAACTGCCACGTGAACCTGCCCGTGAACTCCAACGACCCGGAGATGCTGGCCCAGGCCCACGAAGCCGCCGACAAGGTCTTCGAGAAGGTCATGGAGCTTGGCGGCGCGGTGTCGGGCGAGCACGGCATCGGCATCACCAAGATCGCCTTCCTGCCCGAAGACAAGATCACCGCCCTTCGCGCCTACAAGCAGCAGGTGGACCCCAAGAACATCCTGAACCCGGGCAAGCTGGTCTCGCGCGAGCTGGACTCGCAGCCCTACACCTTCTCCTTCAACAGGCTCATCCGGGACATCCAGAAGACCGCGCTTCCCGACAAGGACAAGCTCACCACCCTGCTGACCAACATCCAGGTCTGCACCCGCTGCGGCAAGTGCAAGCAGGTCTGCCCCATGTATTATCCGGAGCGCGGGCTGATCTACCACCCGCGCAACAAGAACATAAGCCTCGGCGCGCTCATCGAGGCCATCTACTATTCCCAGGTGCACCACGGCAGGCCCTCGGCCCAGCTTTTGGAGAGCCTGCGCAAGATGACCGAGCGCTGCACCACCTGCGGCAAGTGCACCGCCGCCTGCCCCGTGAAGATCAAAACCGCCGGGGCCATCCTGGACATGCGCGCCTTCCTCCAGGAGAAGGGCGCGGGCGGCCACGGCCTGAAATCCAAAGTGCTGCATTTCGTCGCGGAAAAACCCGAGGAACGCGCCCCGTCCATGGCCAAGATGGCCGCCTGGGGACAGGCCGTCACCAACCATCTGGTTGGCCTGATCCCCGGACCGCTTCGCATGCGCTTCGCCAACCCCATGATGCATGGCTCAGGCCCGCTCACGGGATTTAAGAACCTGGCCGACGCGCTGCACCTGGAAAAGGGCGGCATCTTCGTGCCGGAGCGTCCCACGGGCGAGGCGGTGTTCTACTTCCCCGGCTGCGGCGCGGCCCTGTTCTGGCGCACCATCGGCTACGCGGCCCTGCACCTGATGCTGCGCTCGGGCGTCAGCGTCATCATCCCCGAGCGCCACATGTGCTGCGGCTATCCGCTGCTCTCCTCGGGCTACCAGGACGCCTACCGCAAGAACCGCGCCCGCAACATCGAGACCATCGGCGAGATCTTCGTCAAGGCCGCCAACGAGGGCGTGAAGCCCCAGGCCGTGCTCACCGCCTGCGGCACCTGCCGCGAGACCCTCTCCGGCTACGAGACCGAGGTCATCGCCGGGAGCAAGATCCCCCACTTCGACGTGGTGCAGTATCTGGTCTCGCGCCTGCCGGAGCGCTCCCCGGACGGCATGACCGCGTCGCCCAGGCTGATTTACCACGCTGCCTGCCACGCCGAATGGGAGGGGGTCTCCCTGGCCAAGGCCCCCGAGATGTACCGCCAGGCCATCGCGGACCTCACCGGCTCCAAGGTGGACATGTCCCCCGGCTGCTGCGGCGAATCGGGCCTCGGCGCCATGACCAGCCCCGACCTGTACAACCGCATCCGGCTTCGCAAGCAGGAGCAGCTGGTGAAGGACCTGGGCAACGCGCCCAGCGAATCCCAGCCCATCCTGGTGGGCTGCCCTTCCTGCAAGATCGGCATCAAGCGCTGCCTCTTGCGCTCCAGCCGCAAGCAGAGCGTCTACCATACGCTCGAGTACCTGGCCGCCATCTGGGAAGGCCCCAAGTGGCGCAGGAACTTCCGGCGCGCCCTGGCCCAGGCCAAGGTGGAAGGCAGGAAGAGGATCGTCAGCTTCGCTGAACCGGCGCTGGCCAAATAA
- a CDS encoding tetratricopeptide repeat protein, translating into MTQTAQNIDDYIAELEAKLQKKDQCATSHYNLGVAYVAKRRFEDAKTCFLRASERSPTMAEAYVQLGGLAMNDGDIESCLKYNTAALNARARFAVPHANIGFCHLQMGNVEDAIKFLRKAVKLDSQFVQAIGTLGSALFMAGEIDESIEFSKRAIELQPKFGPAWNNLALAYLEKGDAVQAMNCVKQAQDSNYEVHPGLIADIEAQLKG; encoded by the coding sequence ATGACCCAGACCGCTCAGAACATCGACGATTACATCGCGGAGCTTGAAGCCAAGCTCCAGAAGAAAGACCAGTGCGCCACCTCCCACTACAACCTGGGAGTGGCCTACGTGGCCAAGCGCCGCTTCGAGGACGCCAAGACCTGCTTCCTGCGCGCCTCCGAACGCTCCCCCACCATGGCCGAAGCCTACGTGCAGCTCGGCGGCCTGGCCATGAACGACGGCGACATCGAATCCTGCCTCAAGTACAACACCGCCGCCCTGAACGCCCGCGCCCGCTTCGCCGTGCCCCACGCCAACATCGGCTTCTGCCACCTGCAGATGGGCAACGTCGAGGACGCCATCAAATTCCTGCGCAAGGCCGTCAAGCTGGACTCCCAGTTCGTGCAGGCCATCGGCACCCTGGGCAGCGCCCTGTTCATGGCTGGCGAGATCGACGAGTCCATCGAGTTCAGCAAGCGCGCCATCGAGCTTCAGCCCAAGTTCGGCCCGGCCTGGAACAACCTGGCCCTGGCCTATCTGGAAAAGGGCGACGCCGTGCAGGCCATGAACTGCGTCAAGCAGGCCCAGGACTCCAACTACGAAGTCCACCCCGGCCTGATCGCCGACATCGAGGCCCAGCTGAAAGGCTAG
- a CDS encoding PAS domain-containing sensor histidine kinase, whose protein sequence is MQDCDKTKEQLLEELARARQRIGVLEAAEAERERIRDAVRMSEARFRAITEQCPLGILVADTETRRFVMANAKASAMLGYTEDELLDLRVESIHPPQTLPMTLREFESMISGVTKQSQPLPVLCKDGSLRYVIVNCTLLEIGGQNRILGFFTDITELKRAEESLRESEERYRLLVENAGDAIFLADETGRLLDVNPEAQNQTGFSREELLAFNILDLDMNQTPESLSSFVSAFRSQGKAFFETRHRRKDGSALPVELRAVRLDLTDRMLMLGIARDITSRKKTEAELIRQKKLLRSLIDSTPDAVYVKDAQGRYLLVNQEAARRVGKPVEDILGQSDSAVFPPEQAAAIREYDQLVLAGSATNTIEEQLTTMDGSRAFLTTKGPLFDESGQKVGLFGFSRDITERNRVTETMVQTEKMASVGGLAAGMAHEINNPLGGIMQSAQVLAMRLRPDAPANLAAAGRAGCPMEALQAYFEDRQLPQLLDDVRESAKRAAAIVSNMIEFSEVGSSAWLPIDLNVVAEKSIELCEQDYNLLERYDLKHIAIIREYDTQELNVPCSANQMQQVLFNLLRNAAQALIEAQTPEPAITLRTRKEEKCAVIEVEDNGPGMDEATRKRIFEPFFTTKGPDKGTGLGLSVSYFIVVNRHYGTITVQAAPGGGTRFVIRLPLERIAPAQGLAGGRPDLA, encoded by the coding sequence ATGCAGGATTGCGACAAGACAAAAGAACAACTCCTCGAAGAATTGGCCCGCGCGCGCCAGCGCATCGGCGTGCTCGAAGCGGCTGAAGCCGAGCGGGAGAGAATCCGGGACGCCGTCCGGATGTCGGAAGCCAGATTCCGGGCCATCACAGAGCAGTGCCCCCTGGGCATTCTGGTGGCCGACACCGAGACCCGCCGCTTCGTCATGGCCAACGCCAAGGCCTCGGCCATGCTCGGCTACACCGAGGATGAACTCCTGGACCTGCGCGTGGAATCGATACACCCCCCGCAGACCCTGCCCATGACCCTGCGAGAGTTCGAAAGCATGATTTCCGGCGTGACCAAACAGTCACAACCCCTCCCGGTCCTCTGCAAGGACGGCTCCCTCCGGTACGTCATCGTCAACTGCACCTTGTTGGAGATTGGCGGGCAGAACAGGATTCTCGGATTCTTCACGGACATCACCGAACTCAAGCGGGCCGAGGAGTCCCTTCGCGAGAGCGAAGAGCGCTACAGGCTCCTGGTGGAGAACGCAGGGGACGCGATCTTTCTTGCGGACGAAACCGGACGCCTGCTGGACGTGAACCCCGAGGCGCAAAACCAGACAGGCTTCTCGCGCGAAGAGCTCCTCGCCTTCAACATCCTGGACCTGGACATGAACCAGACCCCCGAGTCCCTGAGCAGCTTCGTCTCCGCGTTCCGGAGCCAGGGGAAAGCGTTCTTCGAAACCCGCCACCGGAGAAAAGACGGCTCCGCCCTCCCCGTGGAACTCCGGGCAGTCCGCCTCGACCTGACCGACCGCATGCTGATGCTGGGCATAGCCCGTGACATCACCTCGCGCAAAAAGACGGAAGCGGAGCTGATCCGCCAGAAAAAGCTGCTCCGCTCGCTCATCGACAGCACGCCGGACGCCGTCTACGTCAAGGACGCGCAGGGCCGCTACCTGCTGGTGAACCAGGAGGCGGCCCGACGGGTGGGAAAACCCGTCGAAGACATCCTGGGCCAGTCCGACTCGGCTGTGTTCCCGCCGGAGCAGGCCGCCGCAATCAGGGAATACGACCAACTCGTCCTCGCGGGCAGCGCCACGAATACGATCGAAGAACAGCTGACCACAATGGACGGCTCCAGAGCGTTTCTCACCACAAAAGGGCCGCTCTTCGACGAATCCGGCCAGAAAGTCGGCCTGTTCGGGTTCTCCAGGGACATAACGGAGCGCAACCGGGTCACAGAGACCATGGTGCAGACCGAGAAGATGGCCAGCGTGGGCGGACTTGCTGCGGGTATGGCCCACGAGATCAACAACCCCCTGGGCGGCATCATGCAGAGCGCGCAGGTCCTGGCCATGCGCCTGCGCCCGGACGCCCCGGCCAACCTGGCCGCCGCCGGGCGGGCAGGATGCCCCATGGAGGCCCTCCAGGCATACTTCGAGGACAGGCAGCTCCCGCAGCTTCTGGACGATGTACGCGAATCAGCCAAACGCGCAGCGGCCATCGTCTCCAACATGATCGAATTCAGCGAGGTCGGCTCTTCGGCCTGGCTGCCCATCGACCTGAACGTCGTGGCCGAGAAATCCATCGAGCTCTGCGAGCAGGATTACAACCTGCTGGAACGCTACGACTTGAAGCACATCGCCATCATCCGCGAGTACGACACGCAGGAACTGAACGTGCCCTGCTCCGCCAACCAGATGCAGCAGGTGCTGTTCAACCTGCTGCGCAACGCCGCCCAGGCCCTGATTGAGGCGCAGACGCCAGAACCCGCCATCACCCTGCGCACCCGCAAAGAGGAAAAATGCGCTGTCATCGAGGTGGAGGACAACGGGCCCGGCATGGACGAGGCCACGCGCAAACGCATCTTCGAGCCGTTCTTCACCACCAAGGGACCTGACAAGGGCACAGGGCTCGGGCTTTCGGTCTCCTATTTCATCGTGGTGAACCGGCATTATGGCACGATCACTGTCCAGGCTGCGCCAGGTGGCGGGACGCGCTTCGTCATCCGGCTGCCCCTGGAGCGGATCGCCCCGGCTCAGGGCCTCGCCGGGGGGAGGCCTGACCTGGCCTGA
- a CDS encoding ferredoxin yields the protein MGYKVTVDEEKCTGDGECVDVCPVEVYELQDGKAVVINEEECLGCESCVEVCDQDAITVEEE from the coding sequence ATGGGTTACAAGGTCACCGTTGATGAAGAGAAGTGCACCGGCGACGGCGAATGCGTGGATGTCTGCCCCGTTGAAGTCTACGAGCTTCAGGACGGCAAGGCTGTCGTGATCAACGAGGAAGAGTGCCTGGGCTGCGAATCCTGCGTGGAAGTTTGCGACCAGGACGCCATCACCGTCGAGGAAGAATAA
- a CDS encoding YkgJ family cysteine cluster protein, which produces MIDADFSDIFEQYEALCAEVDAVFAKVKAACPAEVRCEVACSDCCHAPFDVTLVEAMYLNRRFNHLHPKGDSRYVLTEAANRSDREHYRLKHKAWKAHKAGIADEKIVEDFARERIRCALLADDERCAMYDVRPITCRLYGAPLNIGGQMRVCGKSGFSAGGKYPAVNIAKLQERLFELSSRIVERVGGKYDYLAEMLVPVSMAMLSTYDDEFFGLKETKED; this is translated from the coding sequence GTGATCGACGCCGATTTCTCCGATATTTTCGAGCAATACGAGGCCCTCTGCGCCGAGGTGGACGCCGTGTTCGCCAAGGTCAAGGCGGCCTGCCCCGCCGAGGTGCGCTGCGAAGTGGCCTGTTCCGACTGTTGCCACGCGCCCTTCGACGTCACCCTGGTGGAGGCAATGTACCTGAACAGGCGCTTCAACCACCTGCACCCCAAAGGCGACTCCCGCTACGTCCTCACCGAGGCGGCCAACCGCTCCGACCGCGAGCACTACCGCCTGAAGCACAAGGCCTGGAAAGCCCACAAGGCAGGCATCGCCGACGAAAAGATCGTCGAGGATTTCGCCCGCGAGCGCATCCGCTGCGCCCTGCTGGCCGACGACGAGCGTTGCGCCATGTACGACGTGCGCCCGATCACCTGCCGCCTCTACGGCGCGCCGCTCAACATCGGCGGCCAGATGCGCGTATGCGGCAAGTCCGGCTTCTCCGCAGGCGGCAAGTACCCGGCGGTGAACATCGCCAAACTCCAGGAGAGGCTTTTCGAACTTTCGAGCCGCATCGTGGAGCGCGTGGGCGGCAAGTACGACTACCTGGCGGAAATGCTGGTGCCGGTCTCCATGGCCATGCTGAGCACCTACGACGACGAGTTCTTCGGCCTCAAGGAGACCAAGGAGGACTAG